Proteins encoded together in one Telopea speciosissima isolate NSW1024214 ecotype Mountain lineage chromosome 4, Tspe_v1, whole genome shotgun sequence window:
- the LOC122658131 gene encoding heat shock 70 kDa protein, mitochondrial, protein MATSVLLRSLKHHSSLSTQRCLAGNTKTLWASSPLSHKWASLARPFSTKPAGNDVIGIDLGTTNSCVSVMEGKNAKVIENSEGARTTPSVVAFSQKGELLVGTPAKRQAVTNPTNTVFGTKRLIGRRFDDPQTQKEMKMVPYKIVKAPNGDAWVEANGQQYSPSQIGAFVLTKMRETAESYLGKTVSKAVITVPAYFNDAQRQATKDAGRIAGLDVQRIINEPTAAALSYGLNNKEGLIAVFDLGGGTFDVSILEISNGVFEVKATNGDTFLGGEDFDNTLLEFLVSEFKRTEGIDLSKDRLALQRLREAAEKAKIELSSTSQTEINLPFITADASGAKHLNITLTRSKFESLVNNLIERTRNPCKNCLKDAGISTKEVDEVLLVGGMTRVPKVQEVVSEIFGKSPSKGVNPDEAVAMGAAIQGGILRGDVKELLLLDVTPLSLGIETLGGIFTRLINRNTTIPTKKSQVFSTAADNQTQVGVRVLQGEREMASDNKLLGEFDLVGVPPAPRGVPQIEVTFDIDANGIVTVSAKDKATGKEQQITIRSSGGLSEDEIDKMVKEAEMHAQKDQERKALIDIKNSADTTIYSIEKSLGEYREKIPAEIATEIESAVADLRNAASGDNIDEIKSKLDAANKAVSKIGQHMAGSSGGSGGSHGGDQPPEAEYEEAKEEAKK, encoded by the exons ATGGCAACTTCGGTTCTCCTCCGATCGCTGAAGCATCATTCCTCTTTATCAACGCAGAGATGC CTTGCTGGTAATACCAAGACACTGTGGGCTTCCTCTCCGCTGAGTCATAAATGGGCTAGCTTGGCCAGACC ATTCAGCACCAAGCCTGCTGGGAATGATGTCATTGGTATTGACTTGGGGACAACCAACTCCTGCGTTTCTGTTATGGAGGGAAAG AATGCAAAAGTGATTGAGAATTCTGAAGGGGCTAGAACCACACCATCAGTTGTGGCCTTCAGCCAGAAGGGTGAACTGCTTGTGGGAACTCCAGCCAAACGTCAGGCTGTGACCAATCCAACCAACACAGTTTTTGGGACCAAACGTCTGATAGGAAGACGTTTTGATGATCCACAGACACAAAAGGAAATGAAGATGGTTCCGTATAAGATAGTTAAGGCTCCTAATGGAGATGCATGGGTTGAAGCCAATGGGCAGCAGTATTCCCCTAGTCAGATAGGTGCATTTGTTCTGACCAAGATGAGAGAGACTGCTGAATCTTATTTGGGGAAGACTGTCTCCAAAGCCGTAATTACTGTGCCCGCTTATTTCAATGATGCTCAGAGACAGGCGACAAAGGATGCAGGGAGAATTGCTGGTTTAGATGTACAAAGAATTATTAATGAGCCAACTGCTGCTGCACTTTCTTATGGGTTAAATAACAAGGAAGGTCTTATTGCAGTCTTTGATCTTGGTGGTGGAACTTTCGATGTTTCTATACTAGAAATCTCAAATGGTGTTTTTGAG GTGAAAGCAACAAATGGTGACACATTCTTGGGTGGGGAAGATTTTGACAACACCCTGTTGGAGTTTTTAGTGAGCGAGTTCAAAAGAACAGAGGGAATTGATCTCTCAAAGGATAGGCTTGCCCTGCAGAGGCTTAGAGAAGCAGCTGAGAAGGCTAAAATTGAGCTTTCATCAACATCCCAGACTGAAATCAACTTGCCATTCATTACAGCCGATGCATCTGGTGCGAAACATTTAAACATCACTTTGACAAGGTCGAAGTTTGAGAGTTTGGTGAACAATTTGATTGAGAGGACCAGAAATCCCTGTAAGAATTGTTTGAAGGATGCTGGCATATCTACCAAGGAAGTTGATGAGGTTCTTCTTGTTGGGGGGATGACCCGTGTTCCTAAAGTACAAGAAGTAGTTTCAGAGATTTTCGGTAAGAGCCCCAGTAAAGGGGTGAATCCTGATGAGGCAGTTGCGATGGGTGCTGCTATTCAAGGCGGTATTCTCCGTGGAGATGTCAAGGAGCTGCTTCTTTTGGATGTTACCCCTCTATCCCTCGGTATTGAGACTCTCGGTGGTATTTTCACCAGATTGATAAACAGAAACACAACTATCCCCACCAAAAAGAGCCAG GTTTTCTCAACAGCGGCAGACAATCAGACACAGGTGGGTGTCCGGGTGCTACAAGGTGAGCGTGAAATGGCTTCGGACAACAAGCTCCTTGGTGAGTTTGATCTTGTAGGTGTTCCACCTGCTCCAAGAGGTGTTCCCCAGATCGAAGTCACATTTGACATTGATGCCAATGGTATtgttactgtctctgcaaagGACAAGGCAACTGGGAAGGAACAACAGATTACAATCCGATCATCTGGTGGTCTCTCAGAGGATGAGATTGATAAGATGGTCAAGGAGGCTGAGATGCATGCCCAGAAGGACCAAGAGAGAAAAGCTTTGATTGACATCAAGAACAGTGCTGATACCACCATTTACAGCATAGAGAAGAGCTTGGGTGAGTACCGGGAAAAGATACCAGCAGAGattgcaactgagatcgagtctGCGGTGGCAGACTTGAGAAATGCAGCATCTGGTGATAACATTGATGAGATCAAGTCAAAGCTTGATGCTGCAAACAAGGCTGTCTCCAAAATTGGTCAGCATATGGCTGGATCTTCTGGAGGATCTGGAGGGTCTCACGGTGGCGATCAACCCCCTGAGGCAGAGTACGAGGAAGCGAAGGAGGAAGCAAAGAAGTAG